The Drosophila sechellia strain sech25 chromosome 2R, ASM438219v1, whole genome shotgun sequence nucleotide sequence TCGTTCACCTCACAGGCGGTTTCCAGGTGCTCCGTCTTCATCGCCGGAATCTGTCCGTCTGTACCCAGCAGCAGAGTGCCAGCCAGCTTTTTACGACTGCCAGGATGGTAATGGTTATTTTGGGAATCACGTATTTATCAAGGCACTTACGGCTCTTCTGTGTAATCCAAGAACACCCCAGAATCATCAGTGGAGCCATCTGAAGAAAAGCACATATAAATTTCCTGATATTGAATGCAATCTTTTACTTACCTCTGAACTTGTCGATGTGCGCATAGTGAACTTGCAACACAAGGTACTTGATTGGCGAGTTCTTGCCCACCTTGAAGCCCACTCCCTCGGGCAGAtttaacttttgggcgtctcTGGCCCAAGCGTATACGATCTGTTGAGTGGTAAGTGTTAGTCCAGTAGATGCAAATTGTCTATTAGCACATTTGCCAATTAGTTAATGGAAAAATTCGATAAACAGGTTTAAAACACCTATTAAACTTTGCTGACTGCCAAGGATTGACTTATTGAAACTTGCCCAGTTGACTCCTAATTATTTGTGCATTTCGATCTTCATTCATATGTATACATCAATCGTTTTGAAATGTTACTATATATGAATTGGATTTTTGTGCCAATAACAAGACAAAATTTGACTTTAAAACTATCTTTCCGATTTTTTccttaaaatttataatttgtcTATCAGAAAGCTGCCTAGTATGTCCGCTTCGATTTGCTGTAGATGCAACGAGAAGATTTGGCCACGGGCAGTTTGCAGCTTGGGCAAGACGTACCATCCGCACCACTTCACCTGCAAGGAGTGCGGCCTGGTGGTGGATCCTAAGCTGTTTTTCGCGGTGGAGGACGACGTGGTCTGCAGCGAGTGCTATCTGGACAAGCATGCCGCTCGGTGCTCCGCCTGCCGGACTCCGATCCTAGAGCGCGGCGTGGCTGCCGCGGAGCGCAAGTGGCACGAAAAGTGTTTCCGGTGCGTGAGCTGCAGCAAGTCGCTGGTCTCGGCGAGCTTCTTCGAAGTCAACGGATACCTGTTCTGCAAGGCGCATTTCCGGGAACTGTTTTCGTCCCGCTGCGCAGGCTGTGAGAAGCCAATCGATCGTAGAGCCGTGGTCGCGCTGAGCACCAAGTGGCATGCCAAGTGCTTTAAGTGCCACCTCTGCCGCAAAAGAATCAGCACCCGGGAATTTTGGATCGAGAACGGACAACCCATATGCGTAGCCTGCCAAACTGTAGTCTCAAATTCCAGAAATTTGTCGGCCCAATAAATGTGTGACATTTCCATACTTTTCATACCTGTGAATTGGAGTGGGGTCCGCAAGGACTGGCAGACTCTTCTTGGGAAGCTCGGTTCATCTCGCCACAGTTCCTGTGCGCAAAAATATGCATGTATTTACAAGTCTGAAAACATCACTTGCAACTTACCAGGTGGTCTTCGAGGTTCCGGGCTCTCCGCATCCGTAGAGCAGCATATGGTGGGCCGTGTTCATCGTGGCATTGGGATTGAAGCCAACTATTCAAGATAGAACGGTTAGTTTAAGTATTTAAGGAATGAATCTAATTCGAAAGGACGTACCAATATAGTAGGTCGTAGTTGGGTCGACCTTGATGGGCGTGCACAAGTACAGATCGGGCTATAAAagtacacatatatatatttgttagTTTTGTTAGAGAGAACAGGCATATAGTCAACAAGTATTATTCAAATTGTAGTATGGCCTTCAGTGGGCCGTTTGCCCTTTTCGACACCCTCGTAAAAACAAATTCGTATCTACGGCGCAGGTTCGAGAAGTGCAATCTACAGGTTTCGGTTTCAGGGCCTTACATGTGGGTGGCGAATCGTGTGTATTCGGGTATAACTGACCATATGGAAAAATTTTCACAGCACTCTTATGGGTTTTCCCCGCGCAGAGGATATGGGGAAAACCAGAGCCTATATGGAGGGACTTTTCTAATCTGATTGGGATTATACGCGCGCAGCTGCAGCTGGGCGAATCTGTTCATCCATATGGAGCGAACTCCATGGTGTACATGTATGGCGTTTTTCAGGAACCTGGACTTACGGTCTGGGGCGAAACGTTGGGCATCAGGAATGGAAACGAAGCCGTTGCGCCTGTTGCGGAGTTCGACT carries:
- the LOC6615827 gene encoding peptidylglycine alpha-hydroxylating monooxygenase, whose product is MPRISEVAASLGLLLLIGVISVDGLVKEGDYQNSLYQQNLESNSATGATASFPFLMPNVSPQTPDLYLCTPIKVDPTTTYYIVGFNPNATMNTAHHMLLYGCGEPGTSKTTWNCGEMNRASQEESASPCGPHSNSQIVYAWARDAQKLNLPEGVGFKVGKNSPIKYLVLQVHYAHIDKFRDGSTDDSGVFLDYTEEPRKKLAGTLLLGTDGQIPAMKTEHLETACEVNEQKVLHPFAYRVHTHGLGKVVSGYRVRTNSEGEQEWLQLGKRDPLTPQMFYNTSNTDPIIEGDKIAVRCTMQSTRHRTTKIGPTNEDEMCNFYLMYYVDHGETLNMKFCFSQGAPYYFWSNPDSGLHNIPHIEASTL
- the LOC6615828 gene encoding paxillin; the encoded protein is MSASICCRCNEKIWPRAVCSLGKTYHPHHFTCKECGLVVDPKLFFAVEDDVVCSECYLDKHAARCSACRTPILERGVAAAERKWHEKCFRCVSCSKSLVSASFFEVNGYLFCKAHFRELFSSRCAGCEKPIDRRAVVALSTKWHAKCFKCHLCRKRISTREFWIENGQPICVACQTVVSNSRNLSAQ